From a single Staphylococcus epidermidis genomic region:
- the mgtE gene encoding magnesium transporter, producing the protein MSNETEMKDNVREDVYDKELFDLLLDQNDIDEFRKEFLELHNYEQSEYFEDTDDENRQKIFEFLSPKEVANFFDQLDFDDDDYESLFDNMDATYASHVLEEMSYDNAVDILNELSKPKVASLLTLMNKDKANEIKALLHYEEDTAGGIMTTEFISLKSTTPVKEALIHVKEQAPDAETIYVIFAVNEDEQLVGVLSLRDLIVAENDAYIEDVMSERVISANVGDDQEDIAQLMRDYDFIAVPVVDYQNHLLGIITIDDILDVMDEEASEDYSRLAGVSDIDSTSDSVFKTASKRLPWLIVLTFLGMITATILGSFEDTLSQVALLAAFIPIISGMSGNSGTQSLAVSVRNISTGEINEQSKFKIALREAGSGLLSGIVCAVILFLIIVVIFRQPLLALIVGGSLTCAMTVGTLVGSMIPLVMNKCKIDPAVASGPFITTINDIVSMLIYFGLATSFMSYLT; encoded by the coding sequence ATGTCTAACGAAACTGAAATGAAAGACAACGTTCGTGAAGACGTATATGATAAAGAATTATTTGATCTATTATTAGATCAAAATGATATAGATGAATTCAGAAAAGAATTTTTAGAATTACATAACTATGAACAAAGTGAATACTTTGAAGATACGGATGATGAAAATAGACAAAAAATATTTGAGTTTTTATCACCCAAAGAAGTAGCAAATTTCTTTGATCAATTAGACTTTGATGACGATGATTATGAGAGCCTTTTTGATAATATGGACGCTACCTATGCTAGTCATGTCTTAGAGGAAATGTCTTACGATAATGCAGTAGATATTTTAAATGAGTTATCTAAACCTAAAGTGGCGAGTTTGCTAACATTAATGAACAAAGATAAAGCTAATGAAATCAAAGCTTTATTACATTATGAAGAAGATACTGCCGGCGGTATAATGACTACGGAGTTTATCTCTTTAAAATCAACTACACCTGTTAAAGAAGCGTTAATTCACGTAAAAGAACAAGCGCCTGATGCTGAAACAATATATGTCATATTCGCAGTAAATGAAGATGAACAACTTGTTGGTGTTCTATCACTTAGAGATCTTATTGTAGCTGAGAATGATGCATACATTGAAGATGTTATGAGTGAACGTGTCATCAGTGCTAATGTCGGTGATGACCAAGAAGATATTGCTCAATTAATGAGAGACTATGATTTTATAGCTGTTCCAGTTGTAGATTATCAAAATCATTTACTAGGTATTATTACTATTGATGATATCCTGGATGTTATGGATGAAGAAGCAAGTGAAGACTACTCACGATTAGCTGGGGTATCTGACATAGATTCTACAAGTGACTCAGTGTTTAAAACGGCGAGTAAAAGGTTACCATGGCTCATTGTATTAACATTTTTGGGTATGATTACTGCTACAATATTAGGTAGTTTTGAAGATACTTTATCTCAAGTGGCATTACTTGCAGCATTTATTCCAATTATAAGTGGTATGTCAGGAAATTCTGGTACACAATCATTAGCCGTTTCTGTCCGTAATATATCTACTGGGGAAATAAATGAACAGAGTAAATTTAAGATTGCATTGCGAGAAGCGGGAAGTGGTTTATTATCTGGTATTGTATGTGCAGTTATCCTTTTCCTAATTATTGTCGTCATATTCAGACAACCGTTATTAGCTTTAATAGTAGGTGGAAGTTTGACATGCGCAATGACAGTAGGTACATTAGTTGGTTCAATGATTCCTTTAGTAATGAACAAATGTAAAATTGATCCTGCTGTTGCAAGTGGTCCTTTTATTACAACAATTAATGACATTGTGAGTATGCTTATTTATTTCGGATTAGCTACATCATTCATGTCATACCTAACATAA
- a CDS encoding truncated hemoglobin YjbI has product MSKTPYELIGQKALYQMIDHFYQLVEKDSRINHLFPGDFKETSRKQKQFLTQFLGGPDLYTQEHGHPMLKRRHMEFTISEYERDAWLENMHTAIQHAKLPAGVGDYLFERLRLTANHMVNS; this is encoded by the coding sequence ATGTCTAAAACACCATATGAGTTGATTGGTCAAAAAGCCTTGTATCAAATGATTGATCATTTCTATCAACTTGTCGAGAAAGATTCTCGTATCAATCATTTATTCCCAGGCGATTTCAAGGAAACCAGTCGAAAGCAGAAGCAATTTTTGACACAGTTTCTTGGAGGTCCTGACTTATATACCCAAGAACATGGTCATCCCATGTTAAAACGAAGACATATGGAATTTACAATTAGCGAGTATGAACGTGATGCATGGCTTGAGAACATGCATACTGCTATTCAACACGCCAAACTTCCTGCGGGTGTAGGCGATTACTTGTTTGAGCGATTAAGACTTACTGCAAATCACATGGTAAATTCCTAA
- a CDS encoding ATP-binding cassette domain-containing protein, with translation MDFINITGASQNNLKNIDVNIPKHLVTVFTGRSGSGKSSLVFNTVAAESEQLLNESYSSYIQFHLNQQPRPKVKKIKNLPVAMTINQKRFNGNSRSTVGTVSDIYASVRLLWSRIGEPFVGYSDAYSFNSPKGMCKTCEGLGYIEDINLDELLDWDKSLNEGAIDFPSFGPDKERGKAYRDSGLFDNNKKLKDYTKDELELFLYQEPMTLKNPPKEWRKSAKYVGLIPRFSRIFLGDKEFNKKRYAKHLKNVVNNKICSTCKGQRLNSKILSSKIMSKNISDFTQMTIKENLEFLNKLEDPTAKYIIDPLKKQLEALEYIGLSYLTLNRVTTTLSGGEAQRLKLIRHLNSSLSDLVYIIDEPSVGLHPEDIAKINEILKSLKEKGNTVLIVEHDPDVIKEGDYIIDMGPGSGKNGGEITFEGTYNELLSSNTSTGNALRNKHNLKENIREANHFYNIGPVTQNNLNNVKTSIPKHVLTVLTGVAGSGKSTLVKAGFENNDHTIFIDQKAVQGSNRSNLLTYLGVFDSVRSYFSKETGLNKAMFSYNSKGACPNCGGKGYIKTELAFMGDFSQTCEVCHGKRYKQEVLDATIDGYSIADVLNLTVDEGIIFFDKKNDIKSKLQSVSKTGLNYMSLGQPLSTLSGGEIQRVKLGQHLDEEIKNSIFIFDEPTTGLHESDIPILMECFDDLIDQNNTVILIEHNLSIMCEADWIIDVGPGPGLDGGKVQFSGTPKNFIDSSETLTSKHLKRYIKQ, from the coding sequence ATGGATTTTATTAATATTACAGGTGCTTCACAAAATAACTTGAAAAACATAGATGTAAATATCCCAAAACACTTAGTAACGGTATTTACAGGTCGTTCTGGTTCAGGGAAATCATCTTTAGTGTTTAATACTGTTGCTGCGGAGTCTGAACAGCTACTAAATGAAAGTTATTCTAGTTATATTCAATTTCATTTAAATCAACAACCCAGACCGAAAGTAAAGAAAATTAAAAATCTTCCTGTAGCAATGACGATTAATCAGAAAAGATTCAATGGGAATTCTCGCTCCACGGTAGGAACAGTTTCAGATATATATGCTTCTGTTAGATTACTGTGGTCTAGAATAGGCGAACCGTTTGTTGGTTATTCAGATGCATATTCCTTCAATAGTCCTAAGGGCATGTGTAAAACTTGTGAGGGATTAGGATATATTGAAGACATTAACTTAGATGAATTGCTAGATTGGGATAAGTCTTTAAATGAAGGTGCAATAGACTTTCCTTCTTTTGGACCAGACAAAGAGCGTGGTAAAGCCTATCGAGATAGTGGTTTATTTGATAATAATAAAAAATTGAAAGATTATACAAAAGATGAATTAGAATTGTTTTTATATCAAGAGCCAATGACATTAAAAAATCCTCCTAAAGAATGGAGAAAGTCAGCTAAATATGTAGGACTAATACCTAGATTCAGTAGAATATTTTTAGGTGATAAAGAATTTAATAAGAAACGCTACGCCAAACATCTTAAAAATGTAGTAAATAATAAAATCTGTTCAACATGTAAAGGTCAACGTCTAAACTCGAAAATATTAAGTTCTAAAATTATGAGTAAAAATATTTCTGATTTCACACAAATGACAATTAAGGAAAATTTAGAGTTTCTTAATAAATTAGAGGATCCAACAGCCAAATATATTATTGATCCTCTCAAAAAGCAGTTAGAAGCACTAGAATATATTGGATTAAGTTATTTAACGCTTAACCGTGTCACAACGACATTATCAGGCGGTGAAGCGCAACGGCTTAAATTAATACGTCATTTAAATAGTTCTTTATCGGATTTAGTTTACATTATAGATGAACCAAGTGTTGGCTTGCATCCGGAAGATATAGCTAAAATCAATGAAATTTTAAAATCATTAAAAGAAAAAGGTAATACTGTGTTAATTGTTGAACATGATCCCGATGTCATTAAAGAAGGAGACTATATCATAGATATGGGGCCAGGTTCAGGAAAAAACGGCGGTGAAATCACATTTGAAGGAACATATAATGAATTACTATCTTCAAATACTTCGACAGGTAACGCATTACGTAACAAACATAATTTAAAAGAGAATATTCGTGAAGCTAACCACTTTTATAATATCGGTCCTGTGACACAAAACAATTTAAATAACGTAAAAACGTCTATACCTAAACACGTATTAACAGTCTTAACAGGTGTTGCTGGTTCAGGTAAGAGTACCCTTGTTAAAGCAGGTTTTGAAAATAATGACCATACCATCTTTATTGATCAAAAAGCAGTTCAAGGATCTAATAGATCTAATCTATTAACGTATTTAGGTGTTTTTGATAGTGTAAGAAGCTATTTCAGTAAAGAAACAGGCTTAAATAAAGCTATGTTTAGTTATAATTCAAAAGGTGCCTGTCCAAATTGTGGTGGAAAGGGCTATATTAAAACGGAACTTGCTTTTATGGGTGATTTTTCACAGACATGTGAAGTTTGTCATGGCAAACGTTATAAACAAGAAGTATTAGATGCTACCATAGACGGGTATTCAATTGCCGATGTTCTCAATTTGACGGTTGACGAAGGTATCATTTTCTTTGATAAAAAGAATGATATTAAGTCAAAATTACAATCTGTAAGTAAGACAGGTTTGAATTATATGTCACTAGGACAACCTTTGTCCACTTTGTCTGGTGGAGAGATTCAACGCGTGAAACTAGGACAACATTTAGATGAAGAGATAAAGAATAGTATTTTTATTTTTGACGAACCAACTACAGGCCTACATGAATCGGATATCCCTATATTGATGGAGTGTTTTGATGATTTAATTGATCAAAACAATACTGTTATTTTGATTGAACATAATTTATCGATTATGTGTGAAGCAGATTGGATCATCGATGTCGGCCCAGGCCCAGGGTTGGATGGCGGAAAGGTCCAATTTAGTGGAACACCTAAAAACTTCATTGATAGTTCAGAAACATTGACATCTAAACACTTGAAACGCTATATCAAACAGTAA
- a CDS encoding RluA family pseudouridine synthase has protein sequence MILTYQIVQSEPVKTFLKNQDYSKRTLSAIKLNGALLLNGSPVTVRHVMNKGDRLEVHFPCETPSENLIPYDKELEVIYEDAYLIIVNKPQMQNCAPSREHPHGSLVEQVLAYYTKKGEKINPHIVTRLDRNTSGLVVFAKFGHVHHLFSKVKFKKEYVALAYGHTQSSGVIEAPIARRSDSIIKREVNDKGKYAKTVYQRLMQNETASLCKVKLLTGRTHQIRVHFEYIGHPLIGDDLYGGNHPCVHGQALHCCSVEFIHPIYRSHYLINVDYKQLIKLFNMV, from the coding sequence ATGATTTTAACATATCAAATTGTACAGTCAGAACCAGTGAAAACTTTTTTGAAAAATCAAGATTATTCTAAACGCACGTTGAGCGCCATTAAATTAAATGGCGCTTTACTATTAAACGGTTCACCTGTAACTGTCAGACATGTTATGAACAAAGGTGATAGATTAGAAGTTCATTTTCCATGTGAAACACCAAGTGAGAATTTGATTCCATACGATAAGGAATTAGAAGTCATTTATGAGGATGCGTATTTGATAATTGTAAACAAGCCACAAATGCAAAATTGTGCACCTTCTAGAGAACATCCCCATGGCAGTTTAGTAGAACAAGTGCTTGCTTATTATACAAAAAAAGGCGAAAAAATAAATCCTCATATTGTGACTCGACTTGATCGAAATACTTCAGGTTTAGTTGTATTTGCTAAATTTGGGCATGTACATCATTTGTTTTCAAAGGTGAAATTTAAAAAAGAATATGTCGCCTTAGCCTATGGCCATACACAATCTTCAGGTGTTATTGAAGCGCCAATTGCAAGGCGGAGTGATAGTATCATTAAACGAGAAGTTAATGATAAGGGGAAGTATGCAAAAACAGTCTATCAAAGGCTTATGCAAAATGAGACTGCTAGTTTATGTAAGGTTAAATTGCTTACTGGAAGAACGCATCAAATTCGAGTTCACTTTGAGTATATTGGACATCCATTAATTGGTGATGATTTGTACGGTGGAAATCATCCTTGCGTTCATGGACAAGCGTTACATTGCTGTTCAGTTGAATTTATCCACCCCATATATAGATCTCATTACCTAATAAATGTTGACTACAAACAATTAATTAAATTATTCAACATGGTATAA
- a CDS encoding type I toxin-antitoxin system Fst family toxin, whose translation MLIIFVHITTTVLSCCIIALFTHWICNCNNK comes from the coding sequence TTGCTAATCATTTTCGTTCACATCACGACCACAGTCCTCAGTTGTTGTATTATTGCATTATTTACTCATTGGATATGTAATTGCAATAATAAATAG
- a CDS encoding CYTH domain-containing protein, with product MSTNNEIEFKQILDQDTYSKIYEHYFKNQSPFKQTNFYIDTENFKLKQHHAALRIRVKDYMFEMTLKVPAEVGLTEYNHSVNIEPELDMSLQLSQLPNDIRNILEQDFNILENELKVLGNLTTYRLETDYQNELLVLDKSEYLGKTDYELEFEVHSYDEGYSKFKTLLQHFNLQHQKPLNKVQRFFQEKQNASDKE from the coding sequence ATGTCTACGAATAATGAGATTGAATTTAAACAAATACTAGATCAAGATACTTACTCAAAAATCTATGAACACTATTTCAAAAATCAATCACCTTTTAAGCAAACTAATTTCTATATCGACACAGAGAATTTTAAATTAAAACAGCATCATGCTGCTTTGCGTATAAGGGTAAAAGATTATATGTTTGAAATGACTTTAAAAGTCCCTGCTGAAGTTGGATTGACAGAATATAATCACTCAGTAAATATAGAACCTGAACTTGATATGTCACTTCAACTTTCTCAATTACCCAACGATATTAGAAATATTTTAGAACAGGACTTTAATATTTTAGAAAATGAGCTTAAAGTACTAGGAAACTTAACTACCTATCGTTTAGAAACCGATTATCAAAATGAATTACTAGTATTAGATAAGAGTGAATATCTCGGCAAAACTGATTATGAATTAGAGTTTGAAGTTCATTCTTATGATGAAGGATATTCAAAATTTAAAACTTTACTTCAACATTTTAATCTTCAACATCAAAAACCCTTGAATAAAGTGCAACGTTTTTTTCAAGAAAAACAAAATGCAAGTGATAAAGAGTAA
- a CDS encoding NAD kinase, whose translation MRYTILTKGDSKSNALKHKMINHMKDFQMVEDSENPEIVISVGGDGTLLQAFHQYSHMLSKVAFVGIHTGHLGFYADWLPHEVEKLIIEINNSEFQVIEYPLLELIVRYNDNGYETRYLALNEATMKTENGSTLVVDVNIRGKHFERFRGDGLCISTPSGSTAYNKALGGALIHPSLEAMQIAEIASINNRVFRTVGSPLVLPKHHTCLITPVNHDTIRTTIDHVSIKHKNVNAIQYRVANEKVRFARFRPFPFWKRVHDSFISSDDER comes from the coding sequence ATGCGTTATACAATCCTTACTAAAGGTGATTCAAAATCGAATGCATTAAAGCATAAAATGATCAATCATATGAAAGATTTTCAAATGGTAGAAGATAGCGAAAATCCTGAAATTGTCATTTCAGTTGGGGGAGATGGAACGTTACTACAAGCTTTCCATCAATATAGTCATATGTTATCCAAAGTTGCTTTTGTCGGGATACACACCGGTCATTTAGGATTTTATGCAGATTGGTTACCTCATGAAGTTGAAAAGCTTATTATTGAAATTAATAATTCGGAGTTTCAAGTTATTGAATATCCACTTTTAGAATTAATAGTCAGGTATAACGATAATGGTTATGAAACGAGATACCTTGCTTTAAATGAAGCAACAATGAAAACTGAAAATGGCTCAACATTGGTTGTAGACGTCAATATAAGAGGTAAACATTTCGAACGATTTAGAGGAGATGGGTTGTGTATATCTACACCTTCGGGTTCGACAGCTTATAATAAAGCTTTAGGTGGTGCGCTCATACATCCATCACTTGAAGCGATGCAAATTGCTGAAATTGCATCTATTAATAATAGAGTGTTTAGAACAGTTGGCTCGCCATTAGTACTTCCTAAACATCATACGTGTTTAATTACGCCGGTAAATCACGATACGATTAGAACCACAATCGATCATGTTAGCATTAAGCACAAAAACGTCAATGCAATACAGTATAGAGTTGCTAATGAGAAAGTGCGTTTTGCCAGATTTCGTCCATTTCCGTTTTGGAAAAGGGTACATGACTCATTTATTTCTAGTGATGATGAACGATGA
- a CDS encoding transposase, whose product MKAAEFSTKEIMKELNIRNRTQVKSWWLWYQNEESMFVLYLYPQSLIICLSLHFSTNQCYNLDNEND is encoded by the coding sequence ATGAAAGCAGCAGAATTTTCAACAAAAGAAATTATGAAAGAATTAAATATTAGAAATAGAACACAAGTAAAAAGTTGGTGGCTATGGTATCAAAATGAGGAAAGTATGTTTGTTTTATATCTTTATCCTCAGTCATTAATTATTTGTCTATCTTTGCATTTCTCTACTAACCAGTGTTATAATCTAGATAATGAAAATGATTAG
- a CDS encoding winged helix-turn-helix transcriptional regulator, translating to MLIRQLRELEHDEIIERIVNSVVPQKLSISKRT from the coding sequence ATGCTTATTAGACAGCTTAGAGAATTAGAGCATGATGAAATTATTGAAAGAATTGTCAATTCAGTAGTTCCACAAAAGTTGAGTATAAGTAAACGAACATAG
- a CDS encoding DUF443 domain-containing protein, with translation MDYVYTIYKNPRYNIIQKDNRYLMVDLEQNWYSYLCPMLNWFIPIKFTELTYQEFNNINIFHNGGQKSHGMMAAGVGVTISVLLRSLVGYIDINISRIWIVFMFLIGFVAVITLRLSIRKKLNHPAFNKKSKQKVILIPSFKNMILVVFCYFMMLFFSIAPFQMIFEEKKNILGYILWVGVLFIFTTLNMASISDRKVHAKIKNIRR, from the coding sequence ATGGATTATGTATACACAATTTATAAAAATCCTAGATATAACATCATTCAAAAAGATAATCGCTATTTAATGGTCGATTTAGAACAAAATTGGTATTCATATTTATGTCCAATGCTGAATTGGTTTATACCTATTAAATTCACAGAATTAACTTATCAAGAATTCAATAATATAAACATATTTCATAATGGAGGACAAAAGAGTCATGGTATGATGGCTGCTGGCGTTGGCGTCACTATCAGTGTGCTATTAAGAAGTCTTGTGGGTTATATAGATATTAATATTAGTCGAATTTGGATAGTTTTTATGTTTTTAATTGGATTTGTTGCTGTGATCACACTTCGTTTATCTATAAGAAAGAAGTTAAATCATCCAGCATTTAATAAAAAGAGTAAACAAAAAGTAATATTGATACCATCATTTAAAAATATGATATTGGTGGTGTTTTGCTATTTTATGATGCTGTTTTTCTCAATTGCACCTTTTCAAATGATTTTTGAGGAAAAGAAAAACATCTTAGGATATATACTTTGGGTAGGTGTATTATTTATATTTACTACTTTGAATATGGCTTCAATTTCTGATAGAAAAGTACATGCCAAAATTAAAAATATAAGAAGATAG
- a CDS encoding monovalent cation:proton antiporter family protein: protein MEFLSLVIVVVAAFMTPIIVHRFNINFLPVVVAEILMGIVIGHSFLNLVERDAFLNILSTLGFIFLMFLSGLEIDFNAFKKDSRPRQGEDKHEKDVPGHLKLALTVFAFIMMISVVLAFAFKWLGLVNDVLLMVIIISTISLGVVVPTLKEMNIMRTTIGQFILLVAVLADLFTMILLTVYGAIYGEGGSTIWLTGILVVFTVVFYVIGVLFKRMSFLQKLMDGTTQIGIRAVFALIILLVALAEGVGAEYILGAFLAGVVVSLLKPNEEMVEKLDSFGYGFFIPIFFIMVGVDLDIPSLIKEPSLLLIIPVLIFSFIISKLIPVFYIRRWFDTKTTIASAFLLTSTLSLVIAAAKIAEKLKAISPETSGILILSAVITCVFVPVIFKKMFPIPNEVGRRIEVSMIGKNQLTIPIAQNLTSQLYDISLYYRKDLSDSRKLSDDITMIEIADYEEDLLERLGLFERDIVVCSTNDDHINKSVALMAKKHGVKRVICRLESTNEDPTLKHQGIEVFSNYLSNKILLKSLIETPNMLNLLSNVETSLYEIQMLNYQYENIQLRNFPFGGDIIFVRIIRDNDSIVPHGDTQLRYKDRLIVTGTKEYVDELKQELEFYY from the coding sequence ATGGAATTCTTATCTTTAGTTATAGTCGTCGTAGCTGCATTTATGACTCCGATCATTGTGCATCGTTTTAATATAAACTTTCTTCCTGTTGTTGTAGCTGAAATATTGATGGGGATAGTGATAGGTCACTCTTTTCTCAATTTAGTGGAAAGAGATGCATTCCTTAATATTTTATCTACGCTTGGGTTTATCTTTTTAATGTTTTTAAGTGGTCTAGAAATTGACTTTAATGCATTTAAAAAGGATTCACGTCCAAGACAAGGAGAAGATAAACATGAAAAGGATGTACCTGGGCATCTTAAACTGGCACTGACAGTATTTGCATTTATTATGATGATTTCGGTTGTTTTAGCTTTTGCATTTAAATGGTTAGGATTAGTTAATGATGTCCTTTTAATGGTGATCATCATTTCAACAATTTCTTTAGGAGTTGTAGTACCAACCCTTAAAGAAATGAACATTATGCGTACAACGATAGGACAATTTATTTTACTAGTAGCTGTATTAGCAGATTTATTTACCATGATTTTACTAACTGTTTATGGTGCTATTTATGGTGAAGGTGGTAGTACAATATGGCTTACAGGTATTTTAGTCGTATTTACAGTTGTCTTTTATGTAATCGGTGTGTTATTTAAACGTATGTCCTTCTTACAAAAGTTAATGGATGGTACAACGCAAATAGGTATAAGAGCAGTATTTGCACTTATTATTTTATTAGTAGCACTTGCTGAAGGTGTTGGTGCTGAATACATATTAGGTGCATTTCTTGCCGGTGTCGTTGTTTCTTTACTTAAACCTAATGAAGAGATGGTCGAAAAATTAGATTCCTTTGGTTATGGTTTCTTTATTCCAATTTTCTTTATCATGGTAGGTGTCGATTTAGATATCCCAAGTTTAATTAAAGAACCATCGTTGTTACTTATTATACCTGTACTCATTTTTTCATTTATTATTTCAAAATTGATACCAGTATTTTACATTAGACGCTGGTTTGACACTAAAACTACCATTGCATCTGCTTTCTTACTTACATCAACTTTATCACTTGTTATAGCTGCGGCTAAAATTGCTGAAAAATTAAAAGCGATTTCTCCGGAAACTTCAGGCATTTTAATTCTTAGTGCTGTGATTACATGTGTCTTCGTACCCGTGATATTCAAGAAGATGTTCCCAATTCCTAATGAAGTGGGACGCCGCATAGAAGTAAGTATGATTGGAAAGAATCAATTAACTATTCCAATAGCACAAAATTTAACTTCTCAATTATATGATATTTCTTTATACTATCGAAAAGATTTGAGTGATAGTAGAAAGCTCTCTGACGATATTACTATGATAGAAATAGCAGATTACGAAGAAGATTTATTAGAACGCTTGGGACTTTTCGAGCGAGATATTGTTGTATGTTCTACAAATGATGACCATATAAATAAAAGCGTTGCGTTAATGGCTAAAAAACATGGTGTTAAACGTGTTATATGTCGACTCGAAAGCACAAACGAAGATCCGACATTGAAACATCAAGGTATAGAGGTGTTTAGTAATTATTTAAGTAATAAAATCTTACTAAAAAGTTTAATAGAAACACCTAATATGCTGAATTTATTAAGTAATGTAGAAACATCTCTATATGAAATTCAAATGTTAAATTATCAGTATGAAAATATTCAATTACGTAATTTCCCATTTGGTGGCGATATTATTTTTGTTCGTATTATAAGAGATAACGATTCAATCGTACCTCATGGTGATACACAGTTACGATATAAAGATCGTTTGATTGTGACGGGAACTAAAGAATATGTAGATGAATTAAAGCAAGAATTGGAATTTTATTATTAA
- a CDS encoding GTP pyrophosphokinase family protein has protein sequence MNQWDQFLTPYKQAVDELKVKLKGLRKQYEVGEHNSPIEFVTGRVKPISSVIDKANKRGIPFDCLHEEMYDIAGLRIMCQFVDDIDIVVDILRQRQDFKVIEERDYIRNTKASGYRSYHVIIKYPIETLSGQKHILAEIQIRTLAMNFWATIEHTLRYKYDGAYPDEIQHRLERAAEAAYLLDEEMSEIKDEIQEAQKYYTQKRAKKHEND, from the coding sequence ATGAATCAGTGGGATCAATTTTTAACGCCATATAAGCAAGCTGTTGATGAGTTAAAAGTAAAACTTAAAGGATTAAGAAAACAATATGAAGTGGGAGAACATAATTCACCAATTGAATTTGTGACTGGAAGGGTAAAACCTATTTCAAGCGTTATAGACAAAGCGAACAAAAGGGGTATCCCTTTTGATTGTTTACATGAAGAAATGTACGATATAGCTGGTCTTAGAATTATGTGTCAATTCGTGGATGATATTGACATAGTTGTTGATATATTAAGACAACGTCAAGATTTCAAGGTTATAGAAGAAAGAGATTACATTCGAAATACAAAAGCAAGTGGCTATCGTTCTTATCACGTGATTATTAAATATCCTATTGAAACACTAAGTGGACAAAAGCACATCTTGGCTGAAATTCAAATCAGAACCTTAGCAATGAACTTCTGGGCTACAATCGAACATACATTAAGGTATAAATATGATGGGGCATACCCAGATGAGATTCAACATCGTTTAGAAAGAGCAGCAGAAGCGGCATATTTATTAGATGAAGAAATGTCCGAAATTAAAGATGAAATTCAAGAAGCTCAAAAGTATTACACGCAAAAACGTGCTAAGAAACATGAAAATGATTAA
- a CDS encoding DUF4176 domain-containing protein — protein MIYLKEGSQKLMIINRGPIVDIDNQKYIFDYSACNYPVGVVEDQIYYFNEDNIDKVVFEGYSDQDEMRFQELFKEMKNNLDDDIQQGIVQKQDNLGLI, from the coding sequence ATCATATATTTAAAAGAAGGTTCCCAAAAGTTAATGATTATCAATCGAGGACCTATTGTAGATATAGATAATCAAAAATATATATTTGATTATTCAGCATGTAATTATCCTGTCGGTGTCGTAGAAGATCAAATATACTATTTTAACGAAGACAATATCGATAAAGTCGTTTTTGAAGGTTATTCTGATCAAGATGAGATGAGATTTCAAGAATTATTTAAAGAAATGAAAAATAATTTAGATGATGATATTCAACAAGGTATTGTTCAAAAGCAAGATAATTTAGGTTTAATTTAA